The Desmodus rotundus isolate HL8 chromosome 3, HLdesRot8A.1, whole genome shotgun sequence genome includes a region encoding these proteins:
- the LOC112318638 gene encoding tubulin alpha-1A chain, whose translation MRECISIHVGQAGVQIGNACWELYCLEHGIQPDGQMPSDKTIGGGDDSFNTFFSETGAGKHVPRAVFVDLEPTVIDEVRTGTYRQLFHPEQLITGKEDAANNYARGHYTIGKEIIDLVLDRIRKLADQCTGLQGFLVFHSFGGGTGSGFTSLLMERLSVDYGKKSKLEFSIYPAPQVSTAVVEPYNSILTTHTTLEHSDCAFMVDNEAIYDICRRNLDIERPTYTNLNRLIGQIVSSITASLRFDGALNVDLTEFQTNLVPYPRIHFPLATYAPVISAEKAYHEQLSVAEITNACFEPANQMVKCDPRHGKYMACCLLYRGDVVPKDVNAAIATIKTKRTIQFVDWCPTGFKVGINYQPPTVVPGGDLAKVQRAVCMLSNTTAIAEAWARLDHKFDLMYAKRAFVHWYVGEGMEEGEFSEAREDMAALEKDYEEVGVDSVEGEGEEEGEEY comes from the exons ATG CGCGAGTGCATCTCCATCCACGTGGGCCAGGCTGGTGTCCAGATCGGCAATGCCTGCTGGGAGCTCTACTGCCTGGAACATGGCATCCAGCCCGATGGCCAGATGCCAAGTGACAAGACCATTGGCGGGGGAGATGACTCCTTCAACACCTTCTTCAGTGAGACGGGTGCTGGCAAGCACGTGCCCAGGGCAGTGTTTGTAGACCTGGAACCCACAGTCATTG ATGAAGTTCGCACTGGTACCTACCGCCAGCTCTTCCACCCTGAGCAGCTGATCACAGGCAAGGAAGATGCTGCCAATAACTATGCCCGTGGACACTACACCATTGGCAAGGAGATCATTGACCTTGTCCTGGACCGGATTCGGAAACTG GCTGACCAGTGCACGGGCCTTCAGGGCTTCTTGGTTTTCCACAGCTTTGGTGGGGGAACTGGTTCCGGGTTCACCTCCCTGCTGATGGAGCGCCTCTCTGTCGATTATGGCAAGAAGTCCAAGCTGGAGTTCTCCATTTACCCAGCCCCCCAGGTTTCCACAGCTGTGGTGGAGCCCTACAACTCCATCCTCACCACCCACACCACCCTGGAGCACTCTGATTGTGCCTTCATGGTTGACAACGAGGCCATCTATGACATCTGTCGTAGAAACCTCGATATTGAGCGCCCAACCTATACTAACCTGAATAGGTTGATAGGTCAGATTGTGTCCTCCATCACTGCTTCCCTCAGGTTTGATGGAGCCCTGAATGTCGATCTGACCGAATTCCAGACCAACCTGGTGCCCTATCCCCGCatccacttccctctggccacatACGCCCCTGTCATCTCTGCTGAGAAAGCCTACCATGAACAGCTTTCTGTAGCAGAGATCACCAATGCGTGCTTTGAGCCAGCAAACCAGATGGTGAAATGTGACCCTCGCCACGGTAAATACATGGCCTGCTGCCTGTTGTACCGTGGTGACGTGGTTCCCAAAGATGTCAATGCTGCCATTGCCACCATCAAGACCAAGCGTACCATCCAGTTTGTGGACTGGTGCCCCACTGGCTTCAAAGTTGGCATTAATTACCAGCCTCCCACTGTGGTGCCTGGTGGAGACTTGGCCAAAGTACAGCGAGCTGTGTGCATGCTGAGCAACACCACAGCTATTGCTGAGGCCTGGGCTCGCCTGGACCACAAGTTTGACCTGATGTACGCCAAGCGTGCCTTTGTCCACTGGTACGTGGGTGAGGGCATGGAGGAAGGAGAGTTTTCTGAGGCCCGTGAGGACATGGCTGCCCTGGAGAAGGATTATGAGGAGGTTGGTGTGGATTCTGTTgaaggagagggtgaggaagaaggagaggaataCTAA